A window of Populus trichocarpa isolate Nisqually-1 chromosome 17, P.trichocarpa_v4.1, whole genome shotgun sequence genomic DNA:
ATAGGCCTAAGCACTATGAAGCCACAACCAATAAGACCCGCCATCGGCTGGCTAAGGCCTACACGGTATCCTTTCTCGagtaagttgtttttcagtacctatatttttattaagttacaACATGGTCCTTTATATTTGCTATAACCTATAACTTAATCCCTTCACCCTCTTTGAACACTgccttattaaaattaaaacatagttaattttatgtttttctattttgtataattatgtttttctagtttattctTCATATTCATTATTACcagaatttttttgttcttttttatataaaggatTGTAATAGCTTTTTAGTAAGATAAAATATggattcataaaaataaaatattttgggtGTTTCTTAATAGTTATGATATTCTTGGTCTTTTAGGGTTCTTGAATTGTAACAAACACTCTTATTTTTCACTTGTATTTGTGCTAGTTGATATAAAAGTCCAATAATTTTAGTTGGTTTGGTTTGAGGTCTAGAGAATATATATAAGAGCTCCATTTCTAATGATTAATTGTTATGTGTTGTTCAATAATTATAGCTGGAAAAAGATCGCAAAATAGGACGTGTTTATGTAGAAGAAGATAGGGATATTCTCTGTGACAAGTTCTTTCCAACAtagaaaaacttatttaataacttttttataaaaataaatatttttttagttaatagaATATTTTCCTAttctatattattatgtttttttagtttattttttctatttagtattacaagtgttttcttgtttttttctatctaaAAGGTTGTAATAACTTTTTGCAAATAAAGAcatatttagataaaaataaataaaaattagatgtCTTTCTTAGTTACGTGTCATTGGTCTTTAAAggttttaatttataacaaacTTCTTATCATTTGCTTCAATTTATGTGGGATGTTTGGAAGTATGATAATAATTGCTTTTTACTCGGaagtgtatcaaaataatattttttaaaaaaattatttttgacatcagcatatcaaaatcattctaaaacataaaaaaattaattttaaacaaaaataaattttaaattttcatgaaacgTTGTTcgaaacacaatttcaaatggcGCCTATGTCAGAAACAAATATAGcatatgttttaataaaacaagGGTCATAGTAAAGGGATTgagttataatttttcaaacataaaGGACTATATTATAATACTGTTGAAAACTAAGAACTAAAGAATGATTTACTCCTCTCTTTATTCCTTTTGCCTTTTGGACCTAAACCAACAGCCCAACACTTATTCACTAACTAAATTTCACTGgcctccttttattttaatttccaaTTCAAGCCACCATTTAGGACACTTCATTTTCAGCTTTCCTTGGTCTCCGGCTTTTACATTTTCTATCTTTAACCAGGTCATAGTTTTATGGCCTTTGCTCTTGacatttcattgaaaaatagAGAACAAATTTATCAAACATGCGTGTTGTTTTGCACAGACAGTGATCAGATGTTTTGTAAGGTATGTTGAGGTACTTTCATTTTATTAaggttcttgattttgttttcttgggttGGTTTCGATCATCGACTTCTTGCTGCTTTTTTAGTGTGTTTGATGGATTTTGACTCCTGGGGTGAAGCTTTAGAGAGAACCCACTTTATAGTTTTGATGAAGAAGTTTTAGCGGTAGAAAAACATGAGGTTTTGTGGCTATTAGATATTTTCATGACTTGTTTCATCAGTATATACGAGTGATCCATGTTGGGATTTGCTAGCTTTGAGTCTGAACTTAATATAAGGTTCTATGAGATACATGGAATTGTAGTTAGTATATGAGCAGACACTGAGTATATTAAGTAAAGATAGGCAGTGCATTGGTGAGGTTTCTTGATTGCATTTATTTCCTAAATTGGTTCTTGTGCATATTTTGTGGCTTTATCTTGACTGATGCAAGGGAGCACAGTTTACTGAAATTTGGAAGTAATGGATGCCTTCTATTTTGTTATAAGTTGTAATTATCAAATGTGTTGTTGCTCATTATTTAATGCATTTGAATGATGAAGGCAACGGATTCGTATTGTTGAGTTTTTGCTAAATCACACACTAACCAGATGAATAGGAAAACCTAGTTGAAAACTTCTGTTTCGAAAAGCAGCTGTTAAGCAGCAGAGTTTCGTCTGGTCATCTTCCTTGTTTTTCCAACCTTTTCCATTCTCTCTTTGATGCCCATCCTGTTAATTGATaacttctgaaatttttgtttcaaatgtcAAACTGTATATTTTCCTTTTGGACTTTGTTTTTGCCTCTGGTTCATTGTATAAGTATGCGTATTCTTAGGTTTATCTTGCTTAGGCATCGTTACCTTTTCATACTTGGAAAACAAATGCTTTTATACGATAAAATGTTCTGTTTAAGGCTGCTTTTCAGCTCCTTAAATTCAGTGCCTAAAATCATGCATTTCCAACCGTAATACTAGCAAGCATGAGAAAGGCATAGAGCGaaatcataataattatttttgatattgttggtgAACTATGTGCTTTCTGGCATGACTACTACTTTCCTGGGGAAAATTCTCTCATTTTAcctgatatttttgtttgtttatggcAGTGAGCCTGCCGAACTTCTCAACTCAAGATGTATTCATTGTCTGAATTTCAAAAGAGACCAGAGAATGGTTTATAAAGgtgattttgttgttattggAATCTCCGTTGGTTTGGCCCTTGGTATCTTGATAGCTTCACTTGTATTTTTCGGCATAAGGTGGTACAAGAGGCGTGCTTATCTCCGACGGTGTTCAAATGATCGTAGCCTTCCAACTCTTCCAATACGCATGAATGGCTTGGGTACAAGCAATGACTTTAGTGACTCTCTTGCAAATTCCATCACCATCCAGGGAACAGAACACCCTCAGAAGAGCTCTCAGGTTTCTTCTTGGTGGAATCATCACAGTAAAGATCGGTTTGCTTCTACATCAGGCATACTTAGATATTCTTACAAGTACGTAAATCTCTAAAAGGGAagcaaagtttttttattgcgCTGCATTACAAATCAACTTATGATATGTGTACcaacactttttcttttttatctgaatACTTCATTGAccatataaaagtttatttctAAACATATTtcttgataaagaaaaagaatccaCCCCTCTTACTCTATTGAAAGATACACCTATTGAGAAGATATTGATCCTACACAATAGTCTTTTCTTGGTAGATTCTCTCCAATTCGTTTCTTTTCTATTCAAATTTCCTTAATCAAGAAGATGGTGCTATGATGAGGGTAACCAACCTCTGGTTTTTAGTAGATTTGATTTTGGGTATGGGGTATAGTACCTCATTCAACTTTCTTATAGTAAACCTAAATAGACATTACATGTAGGCTTCAGAAATCCATCATCCAATTTGTAAGGCTTAAGTTGATGTCTTAATTTATTGGTTTTACTTTTGCAGGGATATTCAGAAAGCTACTCAAAATTTCACAACAGTTTTGGGACAAGGTTCATTTGGTCCTGTATACAAAGCAGTTATGCCTACTGGAGAAATATTAGCTGTAAAGGTGCTTGCATCTAACTCAAAGCAGGGGGAGAAAGAGTTCCAAACAGAGGTACTACATTGCAACACTTATACTCAGAGTATATGTAGAACATAGAATCGCTGCAAGAGATGCTTCTGTGGCATGGTTAGGACAGCTTTCTCATTCTAAACTGACAAATTTGATTCTACTGAgcctccccttttttttcttctaaataccataatacaatttataaattttgaagaCACTGTCTAAGATAATAAGGATCTACAATGCACCAATGATATTTCATCTTTTCTAGTAGtggcttgcatttttttttaatataaccaGGAAAAACTCTCAAAAATAGTAAAAGAATATCAATCATCATAGGGGAACATTCCGGGGAAGCAAGGTCTGTTTGACTATTTATTCATAAATGTTAATAAACTCAGTGATgttcaaaaatcaattacacTAATCCAAAGAAAGATTTCTGCTTCCAAAAGATACTCTGCAAATTTCTGGGAAGATGAGGAACTAAATACATAAAGGCAGCCTTATGGAGCATTCATTGCTACCCAGTTGTTACAAATTTTGCATTTATATCTTCAAATCTTTGCAAGATTTCTTGCATTTAATGCTCTGAAGTTCATAGAAAGCATATCAAGTAGTCATTTTTTAGCCTGGTCATTTTGCAGGTATCTCTATTAGGAAGGCTGCACCACCGGAATCTTGTGAATTTGTTAGGGTATTGCATAGATAAAGGAAACCACATGTTGATCTATGAGTTCATGAGTAATGGGAGCTTAGCAAACCACCTTTATAGTAAGCTAAAAGGCCTCTgcttattttgttctttatattttgtgatGAGCTATCTGTTGGTATGTAACCATCTATTATGAAAAGAGCACTTATAGAAACTGCATTGAACATTATGGTATACGGCTGCTATCTTTTTTTCTGGTTGTGCTAATTTGAGTGGTAGCAATCTTACAATTCTATTTAACCTGTGCAAATGTTGTTGGTTCACTAGCTAATAATTTTTAGACTCTACTTTTTCTACAAAGGGGTGACTATTGATGAGGAAATGGGATTTTATGATGCCAGAGTTCCTAAATGACTTTGTGAACATGCATTGTGTTAATATTTGCTACATGTGGGTGCGGATCATCTATGTTTGCCTGTTTGTTAGCGTTAATGTTTTGCTTTTGGACTTGTATGGTTAATTCCATCCAGTCAAATATGGTTGTTTGCTTTTTCTTGTCTGAAGTGAAGACAACCAAAATCTGCAATTCACCCTTGGCTCTAGTGGTGGAGTAACATACTGGGTTCAAATCCCCATTCCCTCTTCCCCAAGACTATGTCTCCTTTTGTAGCattaaaaaagaagtgaaaCAGTTATCAATTTTATAGCAAAACAGTTCGCTGATTTTATTTATCTGCTTTTGGTGGTTGTGGTATCTGCTGAATACTACATATAGGCTTACACTGATGCATGAAGTTCATGAAGAGTGTGCgcgaagatatttttttagatatgatGTTTGTTTCTTGCAACTTTATTTGAATGTTGAGTGTATACTAATTTTCCAACTAGATTTGAAACCAGGTCCATATTGCCTCtttcatgaataaaatgaaattatgtttttcttctctttttaatttcttgatactGAACACTCTGGTCGGGCATGTTCCAGATGATGAAGAACAATTTTTGAGTTGGGAAGAAAGAATTCAAATTGCTCTTGATATTTCACATGGAATTGAATATCTTCATGAAGGGGTAGGTTGAATACAGAATCTCTTTGTTGTCTTGGTGGAATGCTGGATTTTCTTGTTCCATTAATATGACCATTATTCTGGCACAGGCAGTCCCACCTGTCATACATCGTGATTTGAAGTCTGCAAACATATTGCTGGACCAGTCAATGAGAGCTAAAGTAAGCAAGCTATCATACTAAcgttaacttatttttaatgcACTA
This region includes:
- the LOC18107362 gene encoding calcium/calmodulin-regulated receptor-like kinase 2 isoform X1, with translation MVYKGDFVVIGISVGLALGILIASLVFFGIRWYKRRAYLRRCSNDRSLPTLPIRMNGLGTSNDFSDSLANSITIQGTEHPQKSSQVSSWWNHHSKDRFASTSGILRYSYKDIQKATQNFTTVLGQGSFGPVYKAVMPTGEILAVKVLASNSKQGEKEFQTEVSLLGRLHHRNLVNLLGYCIDKGNHMLIYEFMSNGSLANHLYNDEEQFLSWEERIQIALDISHGIEYLHEGAVPPVIHRDLKSANILLDQSMRAKVADFGLSKEEVFDERNSGLKGTYGYIDPVYISTNKFTMKSDIYSFGIIMFELITAIHPHQNLMEYVNLAGMSPDGVDEILDKRLVGECNIEEVRGLATVAHKCLQKFQRKRPSIGEVSQAILKIKQRCLAKEDTMSIEVSRVLTRIDDQQVELSRMASIKDVE
- the LOC18107362 gene encoding calcium/calmodulin-regulated receptor-like kinase 2 isoform X2; protein product: MNGLGTSNDFSDSLANSITIQGTEHPQKSSQVSSWWNHHSKDRFASTSGILRYSYKDIQKATQNFTTVLGQGSFGPVYKAVMPTGEILAVKVLASNSKQGEKEFQTEVSLLGRLHHRNLVNLLGYCIDKGNHMLIYEFMSNGSLANHLYNDEEQFLSWEERIQIALDISHGIEYLHEGAVPPVIHRDLKSANILLDQSMRAKVADFGLSKEEVFDERNSGLKGTYGYIDPVYISTNKFTMKSDIYSFGIIMFELITAIHPHQNLMEYVNLAGMSPDGVDEILDKRLVGECNIEEVRGLATVAHKCLQKFQRKRPSIGEVSQAILKIKQRCLAKEDTMSIEVSRVLTRIDDQQVELSRMASIKDVE